Within the Stenotrophomonas sp. 610A2 genome, the region CAGGGCGTCGGTAACGCGGTTGCCGCCGACCTCCTGCCCGACCTGCTCAATATGTCAGGTGCGTTCCTTGATGGGGCGACCAACGGAGACAAGCTCCGTGAGACGGCTGGCAAGATCGCAGACGGTTTGCGGGTGCTTGCTACTGCTGCTGGGTACGTCGCGGCTGCATTTGATATCACGGGCAATGCCATTGCCACCGTTATGGCGCAGGGTGAAGCAGCCATCCGCTTTCTGAGCGGAGACTTCGCGGGCGCCAAGGATCTGTATCAGAGAGCTTCGCAAGGGTTCGATGACACGGTTAATTCCCACTTTGGTGGGAAGGCGCCTGCTGCCGCTCCTCCGGTGAAGGTCAACTTCGTTGATCCAAGTGACGGCTGGGACGATTTTAAGCGCCAGGAAGAACAGTTAGGCCGTCTCAGAAAGCTCTTTGAGGGCGGGGAGGGTGGCGGCAAGGGCGGCGGCGGTAAGTCTCAAGCGCGCGGCGAAACCGACAAGCTAACCAGCGCCTATAAAGCGCTGAATGATCAGCTCGCCGAGCAGATCGCTTTGCACGGCGACAACAGTGCAGCTGCAAAGCTGGAATACGACCTTACTGCTGGAAGTCTGAAGGCTCTGTCCGAGATCCAGAAGGATGAGCTGCGCCAGAAGCAGGAAAGGCTAGACCTGATGGATCTGCAGGCCGAGGCTGACAAGGCGGCTCGGGAGCTGTTTCAGAAGGAGCAGGACGCGGAGGAGGATCGCAAGAAGGCCTTCAAAGACCTTAAATCTGACCTCGAGTTTGAGCTTAGCCTGCTGACCCTCTCCAACAAGGAGCGGGCAAAGGCTATCGAGCTTCGCTATGCGGGGATCGACGCCGCGAGCGCAGAAGGCCAAGCGATTGGCGCCCTCTCCGACAAGTTGCACGATCAAACGGAATTGACTGACAAGCTGATCAGTCTGCAAGACGGAATGCGTGATGCATTCGCAGACAATTTCTATGACGTTGTCAGCGTAGCGAAGAGCGCAAAGGATGCTGTTAAGGACTTCTTTGATTCTGTGGCGCAGAACGTCTTGAAGATGATCACTCAGAACCTGGCCGGCGCGCTTTTTGGTCAGCAGGGGCAGAGCGGCGGCGGCATGTTCGGTGGTGCGATCTCAAGCTTGTTCTCCGGGATGTTTGGAGGTGGCGGCTCCGGTGGAGCATCTGGCGGCGGCTTCCTCTCCACCTTGACTTCAGGTTTCGCCAGTCTCTTTGGCGGAAGCCGGGCAGCTGGTGGTGACGTTCTTTCCGGCCGAGGTTACTGGGTTGGCGAAGAGGGACCGGAGTGGTTCGAGCCGCGCGGGACCGGAACCATCGTTCCCACAAGTGTCGCTGCGGCGTCAGCCGGTGGCGGGCGTCCGTTTGTTCAGAACCTCAATGTGACTGTCGCCGGCAAGCCTGATCGCAGGACGCCGACGCAGATCGCACGCGAGGCCGGAAGGGAGTCATCAAAGGCAATGGCGAGGAATGGCCGATGAGCGGGTTCATCGATACAAAACTTCCGCAGTGCGTCGCCTACGGCTTCCAGGGCGGACCAGAGTGGAGCACGGCCATTGTCGAGCTGGATAACGGTGGTGAGGTTCGGAACGGTCAGTGGAAGTATCCGCGCATGCGCTACAGCGCGGCGTTCAATAACCTGAGCAAGGAAGGTCAGCGAGAAGTAATGGCGGCGTTCTACGCGGCCCGTGGCCGCCTCTATGCGTTTCGCTTCAATGACCCGCTGGATAACTTGGCCGACGCTGAGCCTATTGCTCCAAACATTGGTAGCACGGATGCGGTGCAGTTGATCCGGACGTACCGCTTGGGGCCAGAGGCCGCAACGCGGCGCATCCAGGCAATCGTGTCGGCCACAGTCCGCAACTCTTCAGGCATGACAGTAGCTGGCGCGCTTGATGCTGGCAGGGGCCTCTTCGTTCCCGCCTCTCCTTGGGAGGACGACAGCTACACCTGGTCTGGTGAGTTCGATGTATGGGTCCGCTTCGA harbors:
- a CDS encoding DUF2460 domain-containing protein; translated protein: MSGFIDTKLPQCVAYGFQGGPEWSTAIVELDNGGEVRNGQWKYPRMRYSAAFNNLSKEGQREVMAAFYAARGRLYAFRFNDPLDNLADAEPIAPNIGSTDAVQLIRTYRLGPEAATRRIQAIVSATVRNSSGMTVAGALDAGRGLFVPASPWEDDSYTWSGEFDVWVRFDSDHNAFTLGDLDAHTASIELVEVRR